The following are encoded together in the Glycine max cultivar Williams 82 chromosome 8, Glycine_max_v4.0, whole genome shotgun sequence genome:
- the LOC100809231 gene encoding calpain-type cysteine protease DEK1 produces the protein MDRALLLACVICGILFLVLGLASFFILWAVNWRPWRIYSWIFARKWPNILQGPQLHLLCGFLNLSAWVVVISPILVLIIWGSWLIVILGRDLIGLAVIMAGTALLLAFYSIMLWWRTQWQSSRAVAILLLLAVALLCAYELCAVYVTTGSRASDRYSPSGFFFGVSAIALAINMLFICRMVFNGNGLDVDEYVRRAYKFAYSDCIEVGPVACLPEPPDPNELYPRQSRRASHLVLLYLGSLCVLLVYSILYGLTAKEENWLGAITSVAVIILDWNLGACLYGFQLLDSRVAALFIAGTSRVFLICFGVHYWYLGHCISYAVMASVLLGAAVSRHWSATNPLAARRDALQSTVVRLREGFRRKEHNSSSSFSEGCGSSMKRSSSVEAGNLGNVIEAGRAMAAGDGSNWNNVLSQTTSLPDGINSDKSIDSGRSSLALHSSSCRSVVHEPEVGTSSDDRNLDHNNSLVVCSSSGLDSQGNDSSASNSANQQTLDLNLALAFQESLNDPRIATMLKSRTRQGDRELSSLLQDKGLDPNFAMMLKEKSLELDPTILALLQRSSMDADRDHNENTDNTSVDNAMPNQISLSEELRLHGLEKWLQLCRLVLHHITGTPERAWVLFSFIFILETIIVAIFRPKTIKIINATHQQFEFGLAVLLLSPVICSIMAFLRSLTAEEMSMTSKPRKYGFIAWLLSTCVGLLLSFLSKSSVLLGISLTVPLLVACLSVAIPIWICNGYQFWVPRVNCTGSAGNDRIPRTKEGIVLLISMSVFVGSVLALGAIVSAKPLDDLRYKGWNGDPKILGSPYTSSVFLGWAMASAIGLVVTSVLPIISWFATYRFSLSSAIFIGLFAVILVAFCGVSYLEVIKTRDDQVPTNGDFLAALLPLVCIPAVLSLCCGLLKWKDDDWKLSRGVYIFVIIGLLLLLGAISALIVVVKPWTIGVAFLLVLLLMVLAIGAIHHWASNNFYLSRTQMVFVCFLAFLLALAAFLVGWFEGKPFVGASVGYFSFLFLLAGRALTVLLSNPIVVYSPRVLPVYVYDAHADCGKNVSVAFLMLYGIALATEGWGVVASLKIYPPFAGAAVSAITLVVSFGFAVSRPCLTLKMMEDAVHFLGKETVIQAIARSATKTRNALSGTYSAPQRSASSAALLIGDPTIMRDRAGNFVLPRADVMKLRDRLRNEELVAGSFFSRLRYHRTFRHEPTSDVDHRRVMCAHARILALEEAIDTEWVYMWDKFGGYLLLLLGLTSKAERAQDEVRLRLFLDSIGFSDLSAKKIKKWMPEDRRQFEIIQESYIREKEMEEEVFMQRREEEGRGKERRKALLEKEERKWKEIEASLLSSIPNASSREAAAMAAAVRAVGGDSVLDDSFARERVSSIARRIRASQLSRRALQTGVAGAICVLDDEPTASGRHCGPIDSSLCQSQKVSFSIALMIQPESGPVCLLGTEFQKKICWEILVAGSEQGIEAGQVGLRLITKGDRQTTVAKEWSISATSIADGRWHIVTMSIDADLGEATCYLDGGFDGYQNGLPLCVGSSIWEQGTEVWVGVRPPTDIDAFGRSDSEGVESKMHIMDAFLWGRCLTDDEVSSLYTSMASADFGALDFPEDNWQWADSPSRVDGWDSDPADVDLYDRDDVDWDGQYSSGRKRRSERDGMVVDIDSFSRKYRKPRIETQEEINQRMLSVELAIKEALYARGETRFTDQEFPPNDHSLFVDPANPPAKLQVVSEWLRPGEIGRQNHLDCRPCLFSGAPNPSDVCQGRLGDCWFLSAVAVLAEVSRISEVIITPDYNEEGIYTVRFCVQGEWIPVVVDDWIPCELPGKPAFATSKKAYELWVSILEKAYAKLHGSYEALEGGLVQDALVDLTGGAGEEIDMRSGEAQIDLASGRLWSQLLRFKQEGFLLGAGSPSGSDVHISSSGIVQGHAYSILQVRDVDGHKLVQIRNPWANEVEWNGPWSDSSPEWTDRIKHKLKHVPQSKDGIFWMSWQDFQIHFRSIYICRIYPSEMRHSVHGQWRGYSAGGCQDYDTWNQNPQFRLTATGQDASFPIHVFITLTQGVGFSRTTAGFRNYQSSHDSQMFYIGMRILKTRGRRAAFNIYLHESVGGTDYVNSREISCEMVLEPEPKGYTIVPTTIHPGEEAPFVLSVFTKASVTLEAL, from the exons GGGCTGTTGCAATCCTGCTTCTTTTGGCTGTTGCTCTTCTTTGTGCATATGAACTCTGTGCAGTATATGTTACAACTGGATCACGAGCATCTGACCGCTATTCTCCTTCTGGTTTCTTTTTTGGAGTCTCTGCAATTGCTTTAGCAATCAACATGCTATTTATTTGCAGAATGGTGTTTAATG GGAATGGCTTGGATGTGGATGAATACGTGCGAAGGGCATACAAATTTGCTTATTCTGATTGTATTGAAGTAGGTCCAGTAGCATGTTTACCAGAACCCCCAGACCCTAATGAGTTGTATCCTCGACAATCTAGAAG GGCTTCCCATCTTGTACTGCTCTATCTTGGCTCACTATGTGTTCTGTTAGTATACTCCATCTTGTATGGTCTAACAGCAAAGGAGGAGAATTGGCTTGGAGCAATTACATCAGTTGCTGTTATTATTCTTG ACTGGAATTTGGGAGCTTGCCTGTATGGTTTTCAACTTCTTGATAGTCGTGTTGCAGCACTGTTTATTGCTGGAACATCTCGTGTTTTTCTTATCTGTTTTGGAGTGCACTACTG GTATTTAGGGCACTGTATCAGCTATGCTGTTATGGCATCTGTACTGCTAGGAGCGGCTGTTTCTCGCCATTGGTCAGCCACAAACCCATTGGCTGCGAGGAGAGATGCCTTACAAAGCACTGTAGTTCGTCTGAGAGAAGGATTCCGTAGAAAGGAGCACAACAGTTCATCTAGCTTTTCTGAAGGTTGTGGCTCAAGTATGAAACGAAGTAGTAGTGTTGAAGCCGGTAATCTTGGTAATGTCATTGAAGCTGGCAGGGCTATGGCTGCAGGTGATGGGAGCAATTGGAATAATGTCCTGTCTCAAACTACTAGTTTGCCGGATGGAATCAATAGTGATAAAAGCATAGATAGTGGAAGGTCAAGTTTAGCATTACATAGCAGCTCCTGTCGCTCAGTTGTTCATGAGCCAGAAGTTGGAACATCATCTGATGATAGAAATTTGGATCACAATAATTCTTTGGTGGTTTGTTCTAGTAGTGGTCTTGATAGTCAAGGGAATGACTCTAGTGCATCAAACTCTGCAAATCAACAAACACTGGATTTGAATTTGGCTCTTGCGTTCCAGGAAAGTTTGAATGACCCTAGGATTGCAACTATGCTGAAAAGTAGGACAAGACAAGGTGATCGAGAATTGAGTAGTTTATTACAGGACAAAGGATTGGATCCAAATTTTGCTATGATGTTAAAAGAGAAAAGTTTAGAATTAGATCCAACTATACTGGCATTGTTGCAAAGGAGTAGCATGGATGCAGATAGAGATCATAATGAAAATACTGATAACACCAGTGTTGACAATGCCATGCCTAATCAAATTTCATTATCTGAAGAATTGAGGCTACATGGGCTTGAAAAGTGGCTTCAGTTGTGCAGACTTGTATTGCATCACATTACGGGTACTCCAGAGCGAGCATGGGTTctgtttagttttattttcatacTTGAAACCATCATTGTTGCCATATTCCGTCCAAAAAcgatcaaaattattaatgcaACACACCAGCAG TTTGAGTTTGGTTTGGCGGTGCTCCTGTTATCTCCTGTGATATGTTCAATTATGGCTTTCCTTCGATCACTTACAGCAGAAGAAATGTCAATGACATCAAAACCAAGGAAG TATGGATTTATTGCTTGGCTACTCAGCACTTGTGTTGGATTGTTGCTCTCCTTTTTAAG CAAATCATCTGTTCTCCTTGGTATATCCTTGACTGTGCCACTATTGGTGGCATGCCTTTCTGTTGCCATTCCCATATGGATTTGTAATGGTTACCAATTTTGGGTTCCTCGTGTGAATTGTACTGGGAGTGCTGGAAATGATCGAATTCCTCGAACAAAGGAG GGTATTGTTCTTCTTATCAGTATGTCAGTATTTGTTGGATCTGTACTGGCTTTGGGTGCAATAGTTTCTGCGAAGCCTTTAGACGATTTACGATACAAGGGATGGAATGGTGATCCAAAAATTTTGGGTTCCCCTTACACATCATCTGTTTTTCTTGGCTGGGCAATGGCATCTGCAATTGGTTTAGTTGTTACGAGCGTGCTTCCAATAATTTCATGGTTTGCAACATATCGGTTCTCCCTTTCCTCTGCTATCTTTATTGGACTTTTTGCAG TTATTCTTGTGGCATTTTGCGGGGTGTCCTATTTAGAAGTTATCAAAACTAGGGACGACCAAGTTCCAACAAACGGTGATTTCTTAGCTGCTTTACTTCCTTTAGTCTGCATTCCAGCAGTGCTGTCGCTTTGCTGTGGATTGCTTAAGTG GAAGGATGATGATTGGAAACTTTCTCGTGgtgtatatatttttgttataattggtCTTTTGCTTCTGCTTGGTGCTATTTCAGCTTTGATAGTTGTTGTCAAGCCTTGGACT ATAGGAGTAGCATTTCTTTTGGTTCTTCTCCTTATGGTATTAGCAATTGGTGCCATTCACCACTGGGcatcaaacaatttttatttgagCCGGACACAGATGGTCTTTGTTTGCTTCCTTGCTTTTCTGTTGGCTTTGGCAGCATTTCTTGTTGGATGGTTTGAAG GTAAACCATTTGTTGGAGCATCGGTtggttatttttcatttctttttcttcttgccgGACGGGCATTGACA GTTCTGCTTTCAAATCCCATTGTTGTATATTCTCCTCGAGTTTTGCCAGTGTATGTGTATGATGCTCATGCAGATTGTGGAAAGAATGTCAG TGTGGCCTTTCTCATGCTATATGGGATTGCCCTGGCAACCGAAGGCTGGGGGGTTGTTGCAAGTTTAAAGATCTATCCACCCTTTGCTGGTGCAGCTGTATCAGCAATTACCCTAGTTGTTTCATTTGGGTTTGCTGTATCTCGTCCTTGCCTAACTCTTAAG ATGATGGAAGATGCTGTGCATTTCCTGGGTAAGGAAACTGTTATTCAAGCAATTGCTAGATCAGCAACAAAG ACCAGAAATGCATTATCTGGAACCTACTCAGCACCACAGAGGTCAGCTAGTTCTGCTGCACTTTTGATTGGAGACCCTACCATTATGCGTGATAGGGCAGGAAATTTTGTGCTTCCGAGAGCTGATGTGATGAAATTAAGAGACCGCTTGAGAAATGAAGAATTAGTTGCAGGTTCATTCTTTAGTAGATTAAGATATCATAGGACATTTCGCCATGAGCCAACCAGCGATGTAGATCATAGAAGAGTAATGTGTGCTCATGCTCGAATTCTGGCACTAGAAGAGGCCATTGATACTGAGTGGGTGTACATGTGGGACAAGTTTGGTGGTTATTTGCTTTTGTTGCTTGGTTTGACATCAAAGGCAGAACGAGCACAG GATGAGGTTCGTTTGAGACTCTTTCTTGATAGCATTGGATTTTCTGATTTAAGtgctaagaaaataaagaagtgGATGCCAGAAGATCGCAGGCAATTTGAAATCATTCAGGAGAG TTACATAAGAGAAAAGGAGATGGAAGAGGAAGTCTTCATGCAGAGGCGTGAAGAGGAGGGCAGAGGGAAAGAAAGGAGGAAGGCCCTACTTGAAAAAGAGGAACGTAAATGGAAGGAGATAGAAGCTTCTCTGCTCTCCTCCATTCCTAATGCTAGCAGCAGAGAGGCTGCTGCCATGGCAGCAGCTGTACGTGCAGTTGGAGGTGATTCTGTTCTAGATGATTCCTTTGCTCGAGAGAGGGTTTCAAGCATTGCACGTAGGATTCGTGCTTCACAGTTATCTCGGCGTGCACTTCAG ACAGGAGTGGCAGGTGCCATATGTGTTCTTGATGATGAGCCAACAGCCAGTGGCAGGCATTGTGGTCCCATTGATTCCAGTCTATGTCAAAGTCAAAAAGTTAGCTTCTCCATTGCATTGATGATTCAACCTGAATCTGGTCCTGTTTGTCTTTTGGGCACTGAGTTTCAGAAGAAGATTTGCTGGGAAATTCTTGTGGCTGGATCTGAACAAGGTATTGAGGCTGGACAAGTTGGGCTTAGATTGATTACTAAAGGTGATAGGCAAACAACGGTTGCAAAGGAGTGGAGTATTAGTGCAACAAGTATTGCAGACGGAAG GTGGCATATTGTAACAATGTCAATTGATGCTGATTTAGGTGAAGCAACATGTTATTTGGATGGTGGATTTGATGGCTATCAGAATGGATTACCATTGTGTGTGGGTAGCAGCATTTGGGAGCAGGGGACAGAAGTGTGGGTTGGTGTTAGACCACCAACAGATATTGATGCATTTGGTCGGTCAGATAGTGAAGGGGTTGAATCTAAGATGCATATTATGGATGCTTTTCTTTGGGGAAGGTGCTTAACTGATGATGAGGTTTCTTCTCTCTATACCTCAATGGCTTCGGCAGACTTCGGTGCACTTGATTTCCCTGAAGATAATTGGCAGTGGGCTGATTCACCTTCGAGG GTTGATGGTTGGGACAGTGATCCTGCTGATGTAGATTTATACGACAGAGATGATGTAGATTGGGATGGACAGTATTCTAGTGGGAGGAAAAGAAGGTCAGAACGTGATGGCATGGTGGTGGATATTGATTCCTTTTCAAGGAAGTATAGAAAACCTAGAATAGAAACTCAAGAAGAGATTAATCAACGGATGTTATCTGTAGAATTAGCCATCAAAGAAGCTCTCTACGCCAGAGGAGAGACACGCTTTACTGATCAGGAATTTCCTCCCAATGATCACTCATTGTTTGTGGATCCTGCAAACCCCCCTGCAAAGTTACAG GTTGTTTCTGAGTGGTTGAGGCCAGGTGAGATTGGCAGACAGAACCATCTTGACTGTCGTCCGTGCTTATTTTCAGGAGCTCCAAACCCTTCAGATGTTTGTCAG GGCCGTTTAGGTGATTGTTGGTTCTTGAGTGCTGTTGCTGTTCTAGCAGAGGTTTCACGTATATCAGAGGTAATCATCACTCCAGATTACAACGAGGAGGGAATTTATACAGTTCGCTTTTGTGTTCAG GGCGAGTGGATCcctgttgttgttgatgattggATTCCTTGTGAATTACCGGGCAAACCTGCATTTGCTACTAGTAAGAAGGCCTATGAACTCTGGGTCTCTATATTGGAGAAGGCATATGCCAAGTTGCATGGCTCTTATGAAGCACTAGAAGGTGGGCTTGTTCAGGATGCTCTGGTGGATCTTACGGGGGGTGCTGGGGAGGAAATTGACATGAGGAGTGGTGAAGCCCAAATTGACCTTGCAAGTGGTAGATTGTGGTCTCAACTGTTACGCTTCAAGCAAGAAGGTTTTCTCCTAGGTGCAGGAAGTCCTTCAGGTTCTGATGTGCACATCTCTTCTAGTGGCATTGTGCAAGGACATGCATACTCAATACTGCAG GTAAGAGATGTGGATGGTCATAAACTTGTTCAGATCCGAAATCCATGGGCCAATGAAGTGGAGTGGAATGGTCCATGGTCTGACTCATCGCCTGAGTGGACAGATAGGATAAAGCACAAGCTGAAGCATGTTCCGCAG TCCAAAGATGGCATATTCTGGATGTCCTGGCAAGATTTTCAGATTCATTTTCGATCAATATATATTTGCCGTATCTACCCATCAGAGATGCGTCATTCTGTTCATGGTCAATGGCGTGGTTACAGTGCCGGGGGGTGTCAGGATTATGATACATGGAATCAAAATCCACAGTTCAGACTGACTGCAACTGGGCAAGATGCATCATTTCCTATTCATGTATTCATTACCTTGACTCAG GGTGTGGGATTTTCAAGAACAACAGCTGGTTTTAGAAATTATCAATCCAGCCATGATTCACAGATGTTCTACATTGGAATGAGGATACTCAAAACTCGTGGCAGACGTGCTGCTTTCAATATCTACCTACATGAATCAGTTGGTGGGACAGACTATGTTAATTCTCGAGAAATATCCTGTGAAATGGTTTTGGAACCTGAGCCAAAGGGATATACTATAGTTCCTACTACTATACACCCCGGTGAAGAAGCACCATTTGTACTTTCTGTTTTCACCAAGGCATCGGTAACTCTGGAAGCTTTGTAG